Proteins encoded together in one Chitinophaga varians window:
- the pbpC gene encoding penicillin-binding protein 1C, giving the protein MKFQRFRQWCKKRKWWLTAAGILLIAYYFCLPRQLFTSPTSFVLEDVNGDLLNASIAPDGQWRFPYNPHVPEKFEKCIIAYEDKRFYYHWGLDPLAISRAIRQNLRGKKVVSGGSTITMQVIRISRNQPRTVWQKIVEAVLATRLEFAASKKKIIALYAANAPFGGNVVGLEAASWRYYGRKADQLSWGEMAALAVLPNSPALVHPGRNRNTLLNKRNQLLNKLYRNKTIDSITCQLAKLEPLPEQPLPLPQDAPHLLDRFRLDYQQQKSDGPTRIKSTVEASLQKNVTAIAKRYHNAYKANRINNAAVLVLDVETGNTLAYVGNIYNPADPELESHVDIIQARRSPGSTLKPVLYAAMLNDGLILPNTLIPDIPTQIAGYSPQNFDLGYDGAVPASRALARSLNIPAVRMLQMYRYERFHTLLQKMGITTLNKPADHYGLSLILGGGETTLWEMCGMYASMARTLVHLEQYRGKYDMDDIHPPNYQADIQRPSQYGLSKEGILDAGSIWYTFEAMTEVMRPGEELLWQQFSSSQRIAWKTGTSFGFRDGWAIGVTPKYVVGVWVGNADGEGRPGLIGVSTAAPVMFDVFRLLRTGSWFTTPTAQLRKVEICRKSGYRANELCDEKDSINVPVAGIRSGVCPYHQLVHLDRTGQWRVTENCESPQFMQHKAWFILPPSQEFYYRSKNYYAPLPPYKPDCIGSLGQDKAPIELIYPRPNARIFVPTELNGQAGQTIFTATHRNSAAKIYWHLDNSFIGETVEFHQMALHPPPGKHTITLVDENGERIEQTFEILAKEKDQ; this is encoded by the coding sequence ATGAAATTTCAACGCTTCAGGCAATGGTGTAAAAAAAGAAAATGGTGGCTGACAGCAGCCGGCATACTACTGATTGCCTATTACTTTTGTTTGCCCCGCCAATTGTTTACCAGTCCCACCTCCTTTGTGCTGGAAGATGTGAATGGCGACCTGCTGAACGCCAGCATAGCGCCCGACGGACAATGGCGCTTTCCCTATAATCCGCACGTGCCGGAGAAATTCGAGAAATGTATCATCGCTTATGAAGACAAACGCTTTTATTACCACTGGGGGTTAGACCCGCTGGCTATCAGCCGCGCCATCCGTCAAAACCTGCGGGGAAAGAAAGTCGTCAGCGGCGGCAGCACCATCACCATGCAGGTGATCCGCATATCCCGCAACCAACCCCGCACCGTGTGGCAGAAAATAGTGGAAGCGGTACTGGCCACCCGCCTCGAATTCGCTGCCTCCAAAAAGAAAATCATCGCACTATACGCTGCCAACGCTCCTTTCGGTGGTAACGTGGTAGGACTGGAAGCCGCCTCCTGGCGCTACTACGGCCGTAAAGCCGACCAGCTGTCATGGGGCGAAATGGCGGCGCTGGCAGTACTGCCCAACAGTCCGGCGCTGGTACACCCCGGCCGTAACCGTAATACGCTGCTGAATAAACGAAATCAACTGCTGAATAAACTGTACCGCAACAAAACCATCGATAGCATCACCTGTCAGCTGGCCAAGCTGGAACCGTTGCCGGAACAGCCGCTGCCACTGCCGCAGGACGCACCCCATCTGTTGGACCGCTTCCGCCTCGACTACCAGCAGCAAAAATCCGATGGCCCCACCCGCATCAAAAGCACTGTGGAAGCATCGCTGCAAAAAAACGTCACGGCCATCGCGAAAAGGTACCACAACGCGTACAAAGCCAACCGCATCAACAACGCGGCAGTACTGGTACTGGACGTGGAAACAGGCAACACCCTCGCTTATGTAGGCAACATCTACAATCCCGCTGACCCGGAACTGGAAAGCCATGTGGACATTATACAAGCCAGAAGAAGCCCCGGCAGCACCCTCAAACCGGTGTTATACGCCGCCATGCTCAACGACGGACTGATACTGCCCAATACCCTGATACCAGACATCCCCACGCAAATAGCCGGGTATTCGCCGCAAAACTTTGACCTTGGCTATGACGGCGCAGTGCCGGCATCCCGCGCACTGGCGCGCTCTCTCAATATTCCCGCGGTACGCATGCTGCAGATGTACCGCTATGAACGCTTTCATACACTGCTGCAAAAAATGGGCATCACCACGCTCAATAAACCAGCCGACCACTACGGCCTGTCACTGATCCTTGGCGGCGGGGAAACAACCTTATGGGAGATGTGCGGCATGTACGCCAGTATGGCCCGGACACTCGTCCACCTCGAGCAATACCGCGGCAAATACGATATGGACGATATCCATCCGCCAAACTATCAGGCAGACATACAACGTCCTTCACAATACGGACTAAGCAAAGAGGGCATTCTCGATGCAGGCTCCATCTGGTACACCTTTGAAGCCATGACGGAAGTAATGCGGCCCGGTGAAGAACTGCTGTGGCAACAGTTCTCTTCCTCACAGCGTATAGCCTGGAAAACAGGCACCAGCTTCGGATTCCGCGATGGATGGGCTATTGGCGTCACCCCCAAATACGTAGTGGGCGTGTGGGTAGGCAATGCGGACGGAGAAGGCCGCCCCGGCCTCATCGGCGTGTCCACCGCAGCCCCCGTCATGTTCGATGTGTTCAGGCTGTTACGTACCGGCAGCTGGTTTACCACGCCCACGGCCCAGCTCCGGAAAGTGGAGATATGCCGCAAAAGCGGTTACCGGGCCAATGAACTGTGTGATGAAAAAGATTCCATCAATGTACCGGTTGCAGGTATCCGCTCGGGGGTATGCCCTTACCATCAACTGGTACATCTCGATCGTACCGGCCAGTGGCGCGTAACAGAAAACTGTGAATCCCCGCAGTTCATGCAGCATAAAGCGTGGTTTATCCTGCCACCATCGCAGGAATTTTATTACCGCAGCAAAAACTACTACGCGCCACTGCCACCCTATAAACCTGACTGCATCGGCTCTCTGGGGCAGGACAAAGCACCAATCGAACTGATATATCCGCGGCCTAATGCCCGCATCTTTGTGCCCACAGAACTGAACGGTCAGGCCGGACAAACCATTTTCACGGCCACACACCGCAATAGCGCCGCCAAAATATACTGGCACCTCGACAACAGCTTCATCGGGGAAACCGTGGAATTCCATCAGATGGCACTACACCCGCCACCGGGGAAACATACCATCACTTTGGTGGATGAAAATGGTGAAAGAATTGAACAGACTTTTGAGATACTGGCCAAAGAAAAAGACCAATGA
- a CDS encoding replication-associated recombination protein A, whose translation MQPLAERLRPVTLDELVGQEHLTGKDSILRKAIEQGKIPSMILWGPPGVGKTTIANIIAHTLQVPFYTLSAISAGVKEVREVIELARRQRHAVLFIDEIHRFNKSQQDALLGAVEKGIITLIGATTENPSFEVNAAVLSRSQVYVLRPLGNEQLMQLLRQAMERDEWLKSKNIELKETAALFNISGGDARKLLNLFELVVGTLQEDPIVITDQKVMDIAQQRVAIYDKTGEQHYDIISAFIKSIRGSDPNAAVYYLARMIEGGEDVKFIARRLVILASEDIGNANPNALLLATSCFQAVNLIGYPESRIILSQCVTYLASSAKSNASYMAINAAQSLVAKTGDLPVPMHIRNAPTKMMKEMGYSKGYAYAHDYDSNFVEQEFLPDAIKGTKLYDPGKNAREDELRRHLKQLWKDKYNY comes from the coding sequence ATGCAACCATTAGCAGAACGGTTAAGACCTGTGACGTTAGACGAACTGGTGGGGCAGGAACATCTTACCGGAAAAGACAGTATCCTCAGAAAAGCCATTGAACAAGGGAAGATACCTTCGATGATTCTGTGGGGCCCTCCGGGCGTTGGCAAAACCACCATTGCCAATATCATAGCACATACCCTTCAGGTCCCTTTTTATACGCTGAGCGCTATCTCCGCCGGCGTAAAGGAAGTGAGGGAAGTGATAGAGCTGGCCAGGCGCCAGCGCCATGCCGTGCTTTTCATTGATGAGATCCACCGGTTCAATAAGTCCCAGCAGGACGCGCTACTGGGGGCCGTGGAAAAGGGCATCATCACCCTGATTGGCGCCACTACCGAAAACCCTTCTTTTGAGGTCAATGCGGCGGTTTTATCGCGCAGCCAGGTATATGTGCTGCGGCCGCTGGGCAACGAGCAGCTGATGCAGTTGCTCAGGCAGGCGATGGAACGTGACGAATGGCTGAAAAGCAAAAACATCGAATTAAAAGAAACGGCAGCACTGTTTAATATCTCCGGTGGTGACGCGCGGAAGCTGCTTAACCTTTTTGAACTGGTGGTAGGCACCCTGCAGGAAGATCCCATCGTCATCACCGATCAGAAGGTGATGGACATCGCACAGCAACGGGTAGCTATCTACGACAAAACCGGGGAGCAGCATTATGATATCATCTCCGCTTTTATCAAAAGCATCCGCGGCAGTGATCCCAACGCGGCCGTATATTACCTGGCACGTATGATAGAAGGCGGCGAAGATGTGAAATTTATTGCCCGCAGACTGGTGATACTGGCTTCCGAAGATATCGGGAATGCCAATCCGAATGCGCTGTTGCTGGCTACAAGCTGTTTCCAGGCGGTGAACCTGATCGGCTATCCGGAGTCACGGATCATCCTGTCGCAATGTGTGACCTATCTCGCCTCTTCCGCCAAGAGCAATGCATCGTACATGGCCATCAATGCGGCGCAGTCACTCGTAGCGAAGACCGGTGACCTGCCGGTGCCGATGCATATCCGTAACGCCCCTACGAAAATGATGAAAGAAATGGGGTATAGTAAAGGTTATGCCTATGCCCATGACTACGACAGCAATTTTGTAGAGCAGGAATTTTTACCTGATGCCATTAAAGGCACCAAACTGTACGATCCCGGAAAGAATGCGCGGGAAGATGAGCTGAGACGGCATCTGAAGCAGTTGTGGAAAGACAAGTATAACTACTGA
- a CDS encoding group III truncated hemoglobin: MERKQITSRADIQLLVDSFYEKVKTDAVIGYIFQDIAQVDWGKHLPVMYDFWEQLLLDSNRYGRNTMAPHFALNQKIPLQPVHFDRWILLFETTVNELFTGEKAELAISRAHSIKDIMQFKMQQINQPK; the protein is encoded by the coding sequence ATGGAAAGAAAGCAGATAACCAGCAGGGCAGATATACAGTTGTTGGTTGACAGCTTTTATGAGAAAGTGAAAACAGACGCTGTTATCGGCTATATCTTCCAGGACATTGCACAGGTAGATTGGGGGAAACATCTCCCCGTTATGTACGATTTCTGGGAACAGTTGTTATTGGACAGTAATCGTTATGGCAGAAACACGATGGCGCCACATTTCGCGCTTAACCAGAAAATACCGCTGCAACCTGTTCATTTCGACCGCTGGATTTTATTGTTTGAAACAACGGTGAACGAGCTGTTTACCGGTGAAAAAGCGGAGCTGGCCATCAGCCGCGCCCATTCCATCAAAGATATTATGCAGTTCAAGATGCAACAGATCAATCAACCCAAATAA
- a CDS encoding M13 family metallopeptidase, with product MKKNNAVKLPLLAAMVTFAACNSNSSTQQHQEASADTTKVPAFNVADIDTAYKACDDFDNYANGNWKKNNPIPSTESRWGAFGILDKQNKEVRLKGIIAELTGKTDLKKGTEEQQIADYYTSFLDTATIEKRGITPLKPYLDKIEAIKTLADWAAVTGELQKIGVSSFTGFGAEADAKNSKMNILYQGQSGLSLGEKSYYEQQDSATKNVRDEFVKHVDKMFTLAGFPEQKPGITILGLESQLAKIQLTNVALRDPVKTYNRAAFSELKTLAPDFDWDAFSQKQDIKTDTLVLQNKEYLTNASKLLKTTPIDVLKTYTKWQLLTSFAGYLPKAFDEENFHFFGTVMTGKKAQKTRAERAIRSTDAKLGMPLGKLFAKKYFPESSKEKVSKMIENVRSVYGERIDKLTWMSDSTKQMARKKLASFTYKIGYPDKWKDYSSIQVDKGTLLENAISAILYEHKENIDKIGKPVDKSEWGMTPQTVNAYYNPLNNEVVFPAGILQPPFYNANADDAINYGGIIAVIGHEFTHGFDDQGSQFDADGNLKNWWTKADRVNFDKLTKRYINYFSSMEVAPGLKIKGDLTIGENVADLGGLTLAYYALQKSFEGKEEPKPIDGFTWKQRFFLGWAQVWHGNITDAALRQQIQTDPHSPARARINGPLPHLKEFQDAWGCQQGNKMVLPEAERVVIW from the coding sequence ATGAAGAAAAACAATGCGGTAAAACTACCGTTACTGGCCGCCATGGTTACCTTCGCGGCTTGTAACTCCAATAGTTCCACGCAGCAACACCAGGAAGCTTCTGCCGACACAACCAAAGTCCCGGCATTCAACGTCGCTGATATCGACACTGCCTACAAAGCCTGCGACGATTTCGACAATTACGCCAACGGGAACTGGAAAAAGAACAATCCTATCCCTTCCACCGAAAGCCGCTGGGGCGCCTTTGGTATCCTCGACAAACAAAACAAGGAAGTACGCCTCAAAGGCATTATCGCTGAACTCACCGGCAAAACAGACCTCAAGAAAGGCACTGAAGAGCAACAGATCGCAGACTACTACACCTCATTCCTTGATACCGCTACCATCGAAAAAAGAGGTATCACCCCGCTGAAACCTTACCTGGACAAAATTGAAGCCATTAAAACCCTGGCCGACTGGGCAGCGGTCACCGGCGAACTCCAGAAAATAGGCGTGTCCTCCTTCACCGGCTTCGGTGCTGAGGCTGATGCGAAGAACAGCAAAATGAACATCCTCTACCAAGGGCAAAGCGGTCTCAGCCTGGGCGAAAAAAGCTACTACGAACAACAGGATTCCGCCACCAAAAACGTGCGCGACGAATTCGTTAAACACGTAGATAAAATGTTCACCCTCGCAGGTTTCCCGGAACAAAAACCCGGCATCACCATCCTCGGCCTCGAAAGCCAGCTGGCTAAAATACAGCTGACCAATGTAGCCCTCCGTGATCCGGTTAAAACATACAACAGAGCTGCTTTCAGTGAACTGAAAACACTCGCGCCGGACTTCGACTGGGACGCATTCAGCCAAAAACAGGACATCAAAACCGACACCCTTGTTCTTCAGAACAAAGAGTATCTCACCAATGCCAGCAAACTGCTGAAAACAACTCCTATCGATGTACTGAAAACATATACCAAATGGCAACTCCTCACCAGCTTTGCCGGCTACCTGCCTAAAGCTTTTGATGAAGAGAACTTCCATTTCTTCGGTACCGTAATGACCGGCAAAAAAGCACAGAAAACCCGTGCTGAAAGAGCTATCCGCTCTACCGACGCCAAACTGGGCATGCCACTGGGTAAACTGTTCGCTAAAAAATATTTCCCTGAAAGCAGTAAGGAGAAAGTATCCAAAATGATCGAAAACGTTCGCTCCGTATATGGTGAACGCATCGATAAACTGACCTGGATGAGCGATTCCACCAAACAAATGGCCCGCAAAAAACTGGCCTCCTTTACCTACAAAATCGGTTACCCCGATAAATGGAAAGACTATTCTTCTATCCAGGTCGATAAAGGCACGCTGCTGGAAAACGCTATCTCCGCCATACTCTACGAACACAAAGAGAATATAGACAAAATCGGTAAGCCTGTGGATAAAAGCGAATGGGGCATGACACCGCAAACCGTTAATGCGTACTACAACCCGCTGAACAATGAAGTGGTGTTCCCTGCCGGTATCCTTCAGCCACCGTTCTATAACGCCAACGCTGACGACGCTATCAACTACGGTGGCATCATCGCGGTGATCGGCCACGAATTCACACACGGCTTCGATGACCAGGGCTCTCAGTTTGATGCTGACGGCAACCTGAAAAACTGGTGGACCAAAGCCGACCGTGTAAACTTCGACAAGCTGACCAAACGTTACATCAACTACTTCAGCAGCATGGAAGTGGCACCAGGCCTCAAAATCAAAGGTGACCTCACCATCGGTGAAAACGTTGCCGACCTCGGCGGTCTCACGCTCGCTTACTATGCGCTGCAAAAATCTTTCGAAGGTAAAGAGGAACCCAAACCAATTGACGGCTTCACCTGGAAACAACGCTTCTTCCTCGGATGGGCACAGGTATGGCACGGCAACATCACCGATGCCGCGCTCCGCCAGCAAATCCAAACAGACCCTCACTCTCCGGCCAGAGCACGTATCAACGGCCCCTTACCGCACCTGAAAGAATTCCAGGACGCATGGGGATGCCAGCAAGGAAACAAAATGGTACTGCCGGAAGCTGAAAGAGTTGTTATCTGGTAA
- a CDS encoding transporter yields MKKLFFIMAILMPVSAVACDICGCSASGYQLGILPQYHKNFIGLRYGYRQFKSTHPMELGNTANHESREFYHTTELWGRWYATKRLQFFAFVPFQYFRREEGKSITTVSGLGDITLMANYTLIDNNWDLGKKWHHVFQAGGGIKLPTGKTGIPDEGGNIYQNFQPGSRSTDFVLNAVYTVRRGKWGLNTDASYRINTTNKEEYRFGNRFNSSLRGFLYQPVSKTVALQPYAGLMYEHASGDYELHKAKEYTGGDMLHTSIGADVYFKRFSAGVQAQLPVYQHLSAGYNKTYARLSATVNFFF; encoded by the coding sequence ATGAAAAAGCTGTTTTTCATCATGGCTATTCTCATGCCTGTATCTGCCGTGGCCTGCGACATCTGCGGATGTTCCGCAAGTGGCTACCAGCTGGGCATTTTGCCACAATATCATAAGAACTTTATCGGTCTCCGTTACGGATACCGGCAGTTTAAATCCACCCATCCCATGGAACTGGGCAATACCGCGAACCATGAATCCCGGGAGTTCTACCATACCACTGAACTGTGGGGCAGATGGTACGCCACCAAAAGATTACAATTCTTCGCTTTCGTGCCGTTCCAATATTTCAGAAGGGAGGAGGGCAAAAGCATCACCACAGTCTCCGGCCTGGGAGACATCACCCTGATGGCCAATTATACACTTATTGACAACAACTGGGACCTGGGCAAAAAATGGCACCATGTATTCCAGGCTGGCGGCGGGATTAAACTGCCCACCGGCAAAACCGGCATTCCGGACGAAGGTGGCAATATCTACCAAAACTTCCAGCCCGGCAGCCGTAGCACCGATTTTGTACTGAACGCTGTATATACCGTCAGGCGCGGTAAATGGGGGCTCAATACGGATGCCAGCTACCGTATCAATACCACCAATAAAGAGGAATACCGCTTCGGCAACCGTTTTAACAGTTCGTTGCGCGGGTTCCTGTACCAGCCTGTCAGCAAAACGGTGGCCCTGCAGCCTTATGCAGGCCTCATGTACGAACACGCCTCCGGCGATTATGAGCTGCATAAAGCCAAAGAATATACCGGCGGCGATATGCTGCACACCAGCATCGGCGCCGACGTCTATTTCAAACGTTTTTCCGCCGGTGTACAGGCACAGCTGCCGGTATACCAGCATCTGTCTGCCGGATACAATAAAACGTACGCGCGTTTATCCGCTACCGTTAATTTCTTCTTCTAA
- a CDS encoding MbnP family protein → MKQNILLLSILFILASCSKDKTAPATDPNEKGVVVLEFDNRAGTDDLILNNQQYRNAAGESFTISKFAYYVSNFRLITVSGQVYTVPQDSSYFLISEDNKTSAFHTLYNVPAGDYTQVKFMIGVDSARNTMDISKRPGVLDPAEGAADMYWSWNSGYIFVKLEGSSPVSTDAQKLFRYHIGLYGGNFNNGPRTLNNTREVILTIPNNGKAIVRRDRKAQVHFFADALKMLNGTTNVSFASDPNVMTSPFSEKIANNYTQMFNIDHVHNE, encoded by the coding sequence ATGAAACAAAATATTCTACTTCTCAGCATACTCTTTATACTGGCCTCCTGCTCCAAAGACAAAACAGCGCCCGCCACAGACCCGAACGAAAAAGGCGTTGTGGTGCTCGAATTCGACAACCGCGCAGGAACAGACGATCTGATACTTAACAACCAGCAATACCGCAATGCCGCCGGTGAATCGTTTACCATCAGCAAATTTGCCTACTATGTCAGCAACTTTCGGCTGATCACCGTTTCCGGACAGGTATACACTGTACCGCAGGACAGCAGTTATTTTCTTATCAGCGAAGACAATAAAACGTCGGCCTTCCATACATTGTACAACGTGCCCGCAGGAGATTATACACAGGTGAAATTTATGATCGGCGTAGACAGCGCCCGTAATACCATGGACATCAGCAAACGTCCCGGCGTGCTTGACCCTGCGGAAGGCGCGGCAGATATGTACTGGTCATGGAACAGTGGTTACATCTTCGTCAAACTGGAAGGCAGCTCACCGGTTTCTACAGATGCACAGAAACTTTTCCGCTATCATATCGGCCTGTATGGCGGCAATTTCAATAACGGTCCGCGTACGCTCAACAACACACGCGAGGTGATCCTTACCATCCCCAACAATGGAAAAGCCATTGTTCGCCGCGATCGTAAAGCGCAGGTCCATTTCTTTGCGGATGCGCTCAAAATGCTGAACGGCACCACCAATGTGAGTTTCGCCTCCGATCCAAACGTAATGACATCGCCATTTTCAGAGAAAATCGCGAATAATTACACACAAATGTTTAACATTGACCACGTGCATAACGAATAA
- a CDS encoding YHS domain-containing protein: MKQLILTCSVLLALACNQNSKPAETKDAPMPEAPVATETAVSDKWPDPVCEMPYDTSYKEWTVYGKDTIHFCSITCKEVFLKKPEKYMAKLKK; this comes from the coding sequence ATGAAACAGTTGATCTTAACCTGTAGCGTTCTCCTGGCTCTCGCCTGCAATCAGAACAGCAAACCTGCTGAAACAAAAGATGCACCCATGCCCGAAGCACCCGTTGCAACGGAAACCGCAGTCAGCGATAAATGGCCCGACCCTGTATGCGAAATGCCGTATGACACCAGCTACAAGGAATGGACCGTTTACGGAAAAGACACGATTCATTTTTGTTCCATCACCTGTAAGGAAGTCTTTCTCAAAAAACCGGAGAAATACATGGCAAAACTGAAAAAGTAA
- a CDS encoding cytochrome-c peroxidase yields the protein MHHSYRWGRGVLLPLLTFLITGCSKKNTTPAPEPLKNIAFVKPAGFPEPVYRLADNPVTTEGFALGKVLFYDGLLSRDGTISCASCHIQANAFTHHGHDVSHGIEDRLGTRNSPPIQNMAWSTSFFWDGGVHDLDLQPIAPIENPVEMDDKLGNVIGKLQRNNRYQQLFEKAFGSPGINSTRMLKALSQFMVMLVSADSRYDRFIAGKETFSDEEKTGLALFEQRCASCHKPPLFTDNSFRNNGVAPRPFGTDSGRYKITLLDEDLYKFKVPSLRNVALTAPYMHDGRFGSLESVMNHYDNGFYPTATLDPAFKNGFSFSESDKKALIAFLKTLSDKGFITDERFAPPPGFVQGN from the coding sequence ATGCATCACAGTTACAGGTGGGGCAGGGGTGTTCTATTGCCCTTACTCACCTTCCTTATCACCGGTTGTAGCAAGAAAAACACCACACCAGCACCGGAACCGCTTAAAAACATCGCCTTCGTGAAGCCGGCAGGATTTCCGGAGCCTGTTTACCGCCTGGCAGACAACCCGGTCACCACCGAAGGATTCGCCCTCGGCAAAGTACTCTTCTACGACGGCCTGCTAAGCCGAGACGGCACCATCAGCTGCGCCAGCTGCCATATACAAGCCAATGCATTTACCCACCACGGCCATGATGTCAGTCACGGTATAGAAGACCGCCTCGGCACCCGCAATTCGCCTCCTATCCAGAATATGGCCTGGTCCACCTCCTTCTTCTGGGATGGCGGTGTGCATGACCTCGATCTGCAACCCATCGCCCCCATAGAAAACCCGGTGGAAATGGATGACAAACTCGGTAACGTGATCGGTAAACTGCAACGCAACAACCGCTATCAGCAATTGTTTGAAAAAGCGTTCGGATCGCCTGGAATCAACAGCACCCGCATGCTGAAAGCATTATCCCAGTTCATGGTGATGCTGGTCAGCGCAGACTCCCGGTACGACCGCTTTATAGCAGGCAAAGAGACTTTCAGCGATGAAGAGAAAACAGGACTGGCATTGTTTGAGCAACGTTGCGCCTCCTGTCATAAGCCGCCGCTGTTCACCGACAACAGCTTTCGTAACAATGGCGTGGCCCCGCGGCCCTTCGGTACCGACTCCGGACGTTATAAAATAACGCTGCTCGATGAAGACCTGTACAAGTTCAAAGTACCGTCTTTGCGCAATGTAGCGCTCACAGCCCCTTACATGCACGATGGCCGCTTTGGCAGCCTGGAAAGCGTCATGAACCACTATGATAACGGCTTTTATCCAACTGCCACGCTGGACCCGGCTTTTAAAAACGGGTTCTCATTCAGTGAAAGTGATAAAAAAGCACTCATTGCGTTTCTGAAAACCCTGAGTGACAAAGGATTTATCACCGATGAGCGGTTTGCGCCGCCACCAGGGTTTGTACAGGGAAATTAA